One genomic window of Blastopirellula retiformator includes the following:
- a CDS encoding S41 family peptidase gives MLRWTTPRTARGIAAPFLFTLIFVSLAAPQLALAQVKIPDEAVLDQGEIAQLIADGELLEKEGRWGEALTHFEDALRAFPDVAPLKEKVDTVRRRYDVSRRYADRSFVGGMRNLTAEQSVALYDDLLAKIQSNYVDSPRWSDLAYRGMLQLDAALFDRTFRQVNMQGMSEEQITELRRQLWQSAQFDRIQNRFDARALALQAGQIAQAAAGMPQTAVVLEFISGAAGSLDNYSSFLTPDQLNEVYSQIEGNFVGVGIELKTQDEALLIVRSIPGSPADKAGIRDGERIIALEGRTVSQLGGEKAADMLKGPIGSSITVTIADAQQNARDIVVTRDRIEVPSVDVVKMLDPASGVAYLRIASFQKTTTRDLTAALWNMHRQGMQALVIDLRGNPGGLLTASVEIADLFLDRGTIVSTRGRSAGEDFDYTAHQAGTWRMPLVVLIDENSASASEIFAGAMHDNGRGTIVGTRSYGKGSVQGIFPLGVAKAGLRLTTAKFYSPSGQAISNRGVTPDVVVRNVAKPLEGGAILESKTDAALDAGLHAALTQLQPAQISNRAIGQR, from the coding sequence ATGTTGCGATGGACTACGCCAAGAACGGCTCGCGGTATTGCCGCCCCCTTCTTGTTTACTTTGATTTTCGTTTCGCTGGCTGCCCCGCAGTTGGCGCTGGCCCAAGTCAAGATCCCGGACGAAGCGGTCCTGGACCAGGGTGAGATCGCCCAGTTGATCGCCGATGGCGAACTGCTGGAAAAAGAAGGACGCTGGGGCGAGGCCCTGACGCACTTCGAAGACGCCCTGCGAGCCTTTCCTGACGTCGCTCCGCTGAAAGAGAAGGTCGACACCGTTCGTCGTCGCTACGACGTTTCGCGTCGTTACGCCGATCGCAGCTTTGTCGGGGGCATGCGTAACTTGACGGCCGAACAGTCGGTCGCCTTGTACGACGATCTGCTCGCGAAGATTCAATCGAATTACGTCGACTCGCCCCGCTGGTCCGATCTGGCCTATCGCGGGATGTTGCAGTTGGACGCCGCCCTGTTTGATCGCACCTTCCGTCAGGTCAACATGCAGGGAATGAGCGAAGAGCAAATCACCGAGCTGCGTCGTCAATTGTGGCAATCGGCCCAGTTTGATCGGATTCAAAACCGTTTCGACGCTCGGGCGCTCGCCCTGCAAGCCGGCCAGATCGCGCAGGCCGCCGCGGGTATGCCGCAGACCGCCGTCGTGTTGGAATTCATCAGCGGCGCCGCCGGTTCGCTCGACAACTACTCCAGCTTTCTGACGCCGGATCAGTTGAATGAAGTTTACTCGCAGATCGAAGGTAACTTCGTCGGCGTCGGCATCGAACTGAAGACGCAAGACGAAGCGCTGCTGATTGTTCGTTCGATCCCCGGCAGCCCCGCCGACAAAGCGGGCATTCGCGACGGCGAACGCATCATCGCTTTGGAAGGCCGGACCGTCAGTCAGTTGGGTGGCGAAAAAGCGGCCGACATGTTGAAGGGCCCGATCGGCAGTTCGATCACCGTGACCATCGCCGACGCTCAACAGAACGCTCGCGACATCGTCGTCACGCGTGATCGCATTGAAGTGCCGAGCGTCGACGTCGTCAAAATGCTCGATCCCGCTTCCGGCGTCGCCTACCTGCGTATCGCCAGCTTCCAGAAGACGACCACCCGCGACCTGACCGCCGCCTTGTGGAACATGCACCGTCAAGGGATGCAGGCCTTGGTGATCGACCTCCGCGGCAACCCGGGCGGTTTGCTGACCGCTTCAGTCGAAATCGCCGACTTGTTCCTTGATCGCGGCACGATCGTTTCGACCCGCGGCCGCAGCGCTGGCGAAGACTTCGACTACACCGCGCATCAGGCCGGCACCTGGCGGATGCCGCTGGTCGTGCTGATCGATGAGAACTCGGCCAGCGCCAGCGAGATCTTCGCCGGTGCGATGCATGACAACGGTCGCGGCACGATCGTCGGTACGCGGAGCTACGGCAAAGGCTCGGTTCAGGGGATCTTCCCGCTGGGCGTCGCCAAAGCTGGTCTACGTCTGACCACCGCCAAGTTTTACTCTCCCAGCGGTCAAGCGATCAGCAATCGCGGCGTGACGCCGGACGTGGTTGTCCGCAACGTCGCCAAACCGCTGGAAGGGGGCGCGATTCTGGAAAGCAAGACTGATGCCGCCCTGGACGCCGGTTTGCACGCGGCTCTGACGCAGCTGCAACCGGCCCAGATCTCGAATCGAGCGATTGGCCAAAGATAG
- a CDS encoding carboxypeptidase-like regulatory domain-containing protein, with protein sequence MAYQVLFILLLGAAAGAATLYLPKLRRNPRISLRALLIGIALLSLPLAYWTHWRYSDRAQVGWLRVDSPQAQQLLGEVEIATDADMPTAAYTANYVDVRRLFQKAESSVRPSAALQVDFDNDRVVIRCEDALELRALVAAMQQADLRSPDQFVIRGIVVNRDGLPIAGAAIDLIGPRTIENYFRTRPDGSFSMPINAPEGDGYALQIRADQNHPILTTPFSLDEMQRERIARVRLPR encoded by the coding sequence ATGGCCTACCAAGTCCTCTTTATCTTGCTGCTCGGAGCCGCCGCCGGCGCCGCGACGCTCTATCTGCCCAAGTTGCGGCGAAACCCCCGCATCTCGCTGCGGGCGCTATTGATCGGCATCGCCCTCCTCTCGCTGCCATTGGCCTACTGGACCCACTGGCGGTATAGCGACCGAGCCCAGGTCGGCTGGCTCCGCGTCGATTCGCCGCAAGCTCAGCAGTTGCTCGGAGAAGTCGAAATCGCCACCGACGCCGACATGCCGACCGCTGCGTATACCGCCAACTACGTCGATGTCCGCCGGCTCTTTCAAAAGGCGGAATCGAGCGTTCGCCCCAGCGCGGCCCTGCAGGTCGACTTTGACAATGACCGGGTCGTCATTCGCTGCGAAGACGCGCTCGAGCTGCGAGCCCTGGTGGCGGCGATGCAGCAAGCCGATCTCCGCAGCCCCGATCAATTTGTGATCCGCGGCATCGTCGTCAACCGCGACGGCCTGCCGATCGCCGGCGCCGCGATCGATTTGATTGGTCCCCGGACGATCGAGAACTATTTCCGGACGCGGCCCGACGGCAGTTTTTCGATGCCGATCAACGCCCCCGAGGGAGACGGTTATGCGCTGCAAATTCGCGCTGACCAAAATCATCCGATCCTGACGACCCCATTTTCGCTCGACGAGATGCAGCGCGAACGGATTGCCCGCGTCCGACTTCCGCGGTAG
- a CDS encoding zinc ribbon domain-containing protein produces MPIVATCSHCRATFEAAERLADKKVRCPKCGEPTRIVSGADTPGPKTFRGAPAMSRNLIDDAEIPLKDPLADRAAQSLAKRKFRRQVMMIGSLLILAVVLGIGAKIALQEASSLEIPVGSTARGAGAPPLTDRLDWSPYKDPAGWSIQFPGSPTESVPDAGAPIWLCEDPEFGRFLVEVRDQANDDWNNLTGQISVAEAKRNVDSANLMDVSNRTSHFAGGAQVHRIRLAGDIPQEGPQAAIVYKFSLDGKSYTVLWQGDSSQAGSDVVRFFFVSFQKDGSTLLAG; encoded by the coding sequence ATGCCGATCGTCGCGACCTGTTCGCACTGCCGAGCCACCTTTGAAGCCGCCGAACGGTTGGCCGACAAGAAGGTTCGCTGCCCAAAGTGCGGCGAACCGACGCGGATCGTTTCGGGGGCGGATACGCCGGGCCCGAAAACGTTTCGAGGCGCACCGGCCATGTCGCGCAATTTGATCGACGACGCCGAGATTCCGCTGAAAGACCCCCTGGCCGATCGCGCAGCGCAATCGCTCGCCAAACGCAAGTTTCGTCGCCAGGTGATGATGATCGGCTCGCTGCTGATATTGGCGGTCGTTTTGGGAATCGGCGCCAAGATCGCGCTGCAAGAGGCGAGTTCGCTGGAGATCCCCGTCGGATCGACTGCCCGCGGCGCTGGCGCGCCGCCGCTGACCGATCGCTTGGACTGGAGTCCGTACAAGGACCCTGCCGGCTGGTCGATTCAGTTCCCCGGATCACCCACCGAGAGCGTTCCAGACGCCGGCGCCCCGATCTGGCTGTGCGAGGATCCCGAGTTCGGACGCTTTCTGGTCGAAGTGCGCGACCAGGCCAACGACGATTGGAACAATCTAACCGGGCAGATCTCGGTCGCCGAAGCGAAGCGGAATGTCGATTCGGCCAACCTGATGGACGTTTCCAATCGTACTTCTCATTTTGCCGGCGGGGCGCAAGTTCACCGCATTCGCCTGGCTGGCGATATCCCGCAGGAAGGCCCGCAAGCGGCGATCGTCTACAAGTTTTCGCTCGACGGGAAATCGTATACCGTGCTCTGGCAAGGAGACAGTTCGCAAGCCGGTTCCGACGTGGTCCGCTTCTTCTTCGTCAGTTTCCAGAAAGACGGCTCTACACTCTTAGCTGGCTAG
- a CDS encoding MJ0042-type zinc finger domain-containing protein, translating to MSFIAACPHCQAKFAAQDHLAGKNVRCPKCKEPFRIGDVVSQAEKKAKAARQQRRVSDSSQEDLPVAKAAAPKQKSPSKPKRQAPPPSATPTRSWKEIAGETPTPVPESPAPQSPPAPTKPAEKPAAKPAAAKAPDAKPAAPASSAPRPQAQPAHATPSPDQPIVLNPAQLAAWEALPPIILATARHEAVELAAVAASPAPPAAPNPYEAMDDDDLDDSCLDGPYETAPAFTATSQPTARPAAAPPAPVRPTPPPPAPEPPPQPEEEVIELGFDDLVIERMEDAEAVEELSDDDFLDDAPVGNAPSGVVDVAEEVITEVEIIEETPRRSSGSLAADPGPRPVKPQPSAEVATIEPTTSDKRQTMMLIGAAGGGLALVLLLIGLTVAMSGGSNKFQPSESFRPTTSAVQFFDPSGKIVVRFPQPYAQLPPVQRGDVSVRGANLVGKAETFEIFYSNRTPVASPPSGAKPIREHWLAFDLPELADASPYIASIRRHKIGGNYAVEYQLATDIVRDQPGETRVLLIFIRQRMFVVLWAGDHYHDEVDQFFESFSIDGDKFVGS from the coding sequence GTGAGTTTTATCGCCGCTTGTCCGCACTGCCAGGCGAAATTCGCCGCGCAAGATCATCTGGCAGGCAAGAACGTCCGCTGCCCCAAGTGCAAAGAGCCCTTTCGGATCGGCGATGTCGTCAGCCAAGCCGAAAAGAAAGCGAAGGCGGCCCGACAGCAACGTCGCGTCAGCGATTCGTCGCAGGAAGACTTGCCGGTCGCCAAGGCCGCAGCGCCCAAGCAAAAATCACCATCCAAGCCCAAGCGTCAAGCTCCACCACCGTCGGCGACCCCTACGCGATCGTGGAAAGAAATTGCTGGCGAGACCCCGACGCCGGTGCCCGAATCTCCAGCGCCCCAATCTCCGCCGGCGCCGACAAAGCCTGCCGAGAAGCCTGCGGCAAAGCCAGCGGCGGCGAAAGCGCCAGACGCGAAACCGGCCGCTCCCGCGTCGTCGGCGCCACGTCCGCAAGCCCAGCCAGCCCATGCGACCCCTTCGCCGGACCAGCCGATCGTCTTGAATCCCGCGCAGCTAGCGGCTTGGGAAGCGCTGCCGCCGATTATCTTGGCGACCGCGCGGCACGAAGCGGTCGAACTTGCGGCGGTCGCTGCATCGCCGGCGCCACCTGCGGCGCCCAATCCCTACGAGGCGATGGACGACGACGACTTGGATGACTCGTGTCTCGATGGCCCGTACGAAACGGCGCCGGCTTTTACGGCGACGAGCCAACCAACCGCGCGTCCTGCCGCGGCGCCACCAGCGCCGGTGCGGCCGACTCCTCCCCCCCCAGCGCCGGAACCTCCGCCGCAACCGGAAGAAGAAGTGATCGAGCTTGGGTTTGACGACCTGGTCATCGAGCGCATGGAGGATGCCGAGGCGGTTGAGGAGTTGTCGGATGACGACTTTCTCGATGACGCTCCGGTCGGCAATGCGCCCTCGGGGGTCGTCGATGTGGCGGAAGAGGTGATCACCGAGGTTGAGATCATTGAAGAAACGCCGCGACGTTCCTCCGGTTCATTGGCGGCAGATCCTGGTCCGCGGCCAGTCAAGCCACAGCCATCGGCCGAGGTCGCCACGATTGAACCGACGACCAGCGACAAGCGGCAGACGATGATGCTGATCGGCGCCGCCGGCGGAGGCCTGGCGCTGGTCTTGCTATTGATTGGCCTGACGGTCGCAATGAGCGGCGGATCGAACAAATTTCAGCCGAGCGAATCGTTCCGTCCCACGACCAGTGCGGTTCAATTCTTCGACCCCAGCGGCAAGATCGTGGTCCGCTTTCCTCAGCCCTATGCGCAACTGCCGCCAGTGCAGCGCGGCGACGTCTCGGTGCGCGGCGCCAATCTCGTCGGCAAAGCGGAGACGTTCGAGATTTTCTATTCCAATCGCACGCCGGTCGCTTCGCCGCCGTCGGGCGCCAAACCAATTCGCGAACATTGGCTCGCGTTCGACCTGCCGGAGTTGGCCGATGCGAGTCCCTACATCGCCTCGATCCGCCGCCACAAGATCGGCGGCAACTACGCCGTCGAGTATCAACTGGCGACCGATATCGTCCGCGATCAGCCCGGCGAAACGCGAGTTCTTTTAATCTTCATACGGCAACGGATGTTCGTCGTGCTGTGGGCGGGAGACCATTATCACGACGAAGTCGACCAGTTTTTCGAGTCGTTTTCAATCGACGGCGACAAATTCGTCGGTAGTTAG